A stretch of the Nitratifractor salsuginis DSM 16511 genome encodes the following:
- a CDS encoding sensor histidine kinase: protein MLKLSQLFFRRSALILTVTFILAALTGYYLLRQMEIDTHARMLRNSLTILEQELQTLPPAKIPATLRTIHQKTGIRITVIAPDGKVLFESNRSPVGMENHATRPEILQAKKSGWGEAVRHSATLDEDLLYIAHREGDSYLRTAYSLERIHRQLLQLWLKALGFFALILLLILALSLRLNRRIQGDSDRLRRSLEQLLEKNYDAEIDTVECCKEFAQIRKMLRKVSKKLAKRERQKAKYTKKLKTLTRRQSDIISAISHEFKNPVAAIMGYAQTLRESRNLDPQIRERFLEKIHSNAEKISAMIDRLSLAIRLENRGFTPKRNRFPLSQVISSVRETLLQKYPGREIVLECEPVELEADRDMIEQAVMNLIENALKYSADKVIVRCDAEKLEVIDRGEGIEPGDLEKITKKFYRVDRLSWNNSIGVGLYIVKYILRLHGTELEIRSVPGEGSVFGFSLRGMKERNEKLETRN, encoded by the coding sequence ATGCTGAAGCTCTCCCAACTCTTCTTCCGCCGGAGTGCGTTGATCCTGACGGTGACCTTCATCCTGGCGGCGCTTACCGGTTACTACCTCCTGCGGCAAATGGAGATCGACACCCACGCGCGTATGCTGCGCAACAGCCTGACGATCCTCGAGCAGGAGCTCCAAACCCTCCCTCCCGCGAAGATCCCCGCCACCCTGCGCACCATCCACCAAAAGACCGGCATCCGCATCACCGTCATCGCCCCCGACGGAAAGGTGCTCTTTGAGAGCAACCGCTCTCCCGTGGGGATGGAGAACCACGCCACCCGCCCCGAGATCCTCCAGGCCAAAAAATCGGGATGGGGCGAAGCGGTGCGCCACTCGGCCACTCTGGATGAGGACCTCCTCTATATCGCCCACCGGGAGGGCGACTCCTACCTCAGAACCGCCTACTCCCTGGAGCGCATCCACCGTCAGCTCCTACAGCTCTGGCTCAAAGCCCTGGGCTTTTTCGCCCTGATCCTTCTGCTGATTCTCGCCCTGAGCCTCCGGCTCAATCGCCGAATCCAGGGCGACAGCGACCGCCTCCGCCGCTCCCTGGAGCAGCTATTGGAAAAAAATTACGACGCCGAGATCGATACGGTCGAGTGCTGCAAAGAGTTCGCCCAGATCCGCAAGATGCTCCGGAAGGTCTCCAAAAAATTGGCGAAACGGGAGCGCCAAAAGGCCAAATACACCAAAAAACTCAAAACCCTCACCCGGCGCCAGAGCGACATCATCTCCGCCATCAGCCACGAATTCAAAAACCCCGTCGCCGCCATTATGGGCTACGCCCAGACCCTCCGGGAGAGCCGAAACCTCGATCCCCAGATCCGGGAGCGTTTTTTGGAGAAGATCCACAGCAACGCCGAGAAGATTTCGGCGATGATCGACCGCCTATCCCTCGCCATCCGCCTGGAGAACCGGGGCTTCACCCCCAAGCGCAACCGTTTCCCCCTCTCTCAAGTCATCAGCTCCGTGCGGGAGACCCTGCTGCAGAAATACCCGGGCCGGGAGATTGTTTTGGAGTGTGAACCCGTCGAGCTGGAAGCCGACCGGGATATGATCGAGCAGGCGGTAATGAACCTGATAGAAAATGCCCTGAAATACTCCGCTGACAAGGTGATCGTCCGCTGTGATGCCGAAAAACTGGAGGTGATCGACCGGGGAGAAGGGATCGAGCCTGGAGACCTGGAAAAGATCACCAAAAAATTCTACCGCGTCGACCGCCTCAGCTGGAACAACTCCATCGGCGTAGGCCTCTACATCGTCAAATACATCCTCCGCCTCCACGGAACGGAGCTCGAAATACGCAGCGTCCCCGGAGAGGGGTCGGTCTTTGGGTTTTCACTGCGGGGGATGAAAGAGAGGAATGAGAAACTAGAAACTAGAAACTAG
- a CDS encoding lytic murein transglycosylase yields MMKKSTHYPLRTTHFFPFSLLLLLLFTLPSPARIDYSRLPAARAFAERMHQRYGFDEGELLGLLKRARHQAETLARYRGRHKVGATDYSWHRYKSRILVDESVRLGVKFMSRYRRWLSLASRRYRVAPKIITAFIRVESKFGRYGHEYPVWDSLVTLAFNPNRKQKFFRGELEKLLILARKNRLDPLKLRGSFAGAMGCAQQVPSIQLRYGVDLDGDGRKDPDSIADCIGTIANFLHRNGWKNNRKTLVRARHRGEGFLRLRSGYRSLYPLATLRRYGVTPAELFGGKSAYYLRLRDGRKWDLFLGDRNYRIITLYNASKRYGVTIALYAEALRCRH; encoded by the coding sequence ATGATGAAAAAATCTACCCACTACCCACTACGGACTACCCACTTTTTTCCCTTTTCTCTGCTTCTGCTCTTGCTGTTCACCTTGCCTTCCCCGGCCCGGATCGACTACTCCCGTCTGCCGGCGGCGCGTGCTTTTGCTGAGAGGATGCATCAGCGTTACGGCTTTGACGAAGGGGAACTTCTTGGGCTGTTGAAGCGGGCCCGGCATCAGGCCGAAACGCTGGCCCGTTACCGGGGGCGGCACAAGGTGGGGGCTACCGATTACAGTTGGCACCGTTACAAAAGCAGGATCCTGGTTGACGAAAGTGTCAGGCTCGGTGTCAAATTTATGTCACGCTACCGCCGTTGGCTTTCGCTCGCTTCCCGGCGCTATAGGGTCGCTCCCAAGATCATCACCGCTTTTATCCGGGTGGAGAGCAAGTTCGGGCGCTACGGCCACGAATATCCGGTCTGGGATTCACTGGTGACCTTGGCCTTCAACCCCAACCGTAAGCAGAAGTTTTTCAGGGGAGAGTTGGAGAAGCTGCTGATCCTGGCTCGAAAGAACCGGCTCGATCCCCTGAAACTGCGGGGTTCCTTCGCCGGGGCGATGGGGTGTGCGCAGCAGGTCCCTTCCATTCAGCTGCGCTACGGAGTGGATCTCGACGGAGACGGGCGAAAAGATCCCGACTCTATCGCCGACTGTATCGGAACGATTGCCAACTTTTTGCACCGAAACGGATGGAAAAACAACCGGAAGACGCTGGTGCGCGCCCGACACAGGGGAGAGGGGTTCTTGCGCCTTCGCAGCGGTTACCGTAGCCTCTACCCCCTGGCGACCCTCCGCCGCTACGGTGTCACTCCCGCCGAGCTCTTCGGGGGGAAGAGTGCCTACTATCTCCGCCTGCGTGACGGCAGGAAGTGGGATCTTTTCCTGGGAGACCGGAACTATCGGATCATTACCCTTTACAATGCGTCGAAACGTTACGGAGTGACGATCGCGCTCTATGCCGAAGCGCTGCGATGCCGGCATTAG
- a CDS encoding response regulator transcription factor: MERRPLILIIEDEEDILELEEFHLQNAGFETMGFLSSRGVRQALEEEEVALMVVDRNLPGEEGSELIAALRREGFGLPVIFVTAKDRDEDVEEGFRCGGDDYLRKPFNMNELVWRVKALLRRGQASEEEILRHRALKMDLPARRIELEGEELSLTRLEFELLRYFLENPGRVISREELLDEVWDDSGERGEKTVNVAVNRLKKKIERDPEAPTIEAVRGAGYRLC, encoded by the coding sequence ATGGAGCGAAGACCCCTCATTCTCATCATCGAAGACGAAGAGGATATCCTCGAACTGGAGGAGTTTCATCTCCAAAACGCCGGGTTTGAGACGATGGGGTTCCTCTCTTCCAGAGGGGTCCGGCAGGCATTGGAAGAGGAAGAGGTAGCCCTGATGGTCGTCGACCGCAACCTCCCCGGCGAAGAGGGGAGCGAACTGATCGCGGCTCTGCGCCGGGAGGGCTTCGGCCTGCCGGTGATCTTCGTCACCGCCAAAGACCGGGACGAAGATGTGGAAGAGGGCTTTAGGTGCGGCGGTGACGACTATCTGCGCAAACCCTTCAATATGAACGAGCTGGTCTGGCGGGTCAAAGCCCTGCTGCGCCGCGGCCAAGCCTCGGAGGAGGAGATCCTCCGCCACCGCGCGTTGAAGATGGATCTGCCGGCACGCCGGATCGAACTGGAGGGGGAGGAGCTGAGCCTCACCCGGCTCGAATTCGAGCTCCTGCGCTATTTCCTGGAAAACCCCGGCCGGGTCATCAGCCGCGAAGAGCTCCTCGATGAAGTCTGGGATGATAGCGGGGAGCGCGGAGAGAAAACGGTCAACGTCGCCGTCAACCGCCTCAAGAAGAAGATCGAACGCGACCCCGAAGCCCCCACCATCGAAGCGGTCAGAGGGGCGGGATACCGTCTATGCTGA